From a region of the Mercurialis annua linkage group LG1-X, ddMerAnnu1.2, whole genome shotgun sequence genome:
- the LOC126654010 gene encoding protein PNS1, whose protein sequence is MERNKNSSSSANNMQNYLTQLQENRLKVQNSRLQNETATVAAQPFSQRLFRVVFLAHLILTAILVIVLTIRGLLSFRSHNFHPNKWYPPLLAATGSSGFLAFTWQWITLRYPSTAFKAAFWFSPLLTCAVGILLVLIGSAPGLAIGSVAVVFAVLQSLYACWVNPRFGYAIKILSVSTAFPPTGTTIMVIVSILASILYSGFLVCGIGGATITGTEIDIIFTLMILLSLIWTMQVIRNTLHVIIAHIKYINFSVGADMDTRVALRDTIKHLTGSISIGSATVPFLTVICGSARAMKLVAGGTDEFMFSCANCYSAVASTLVTYGNRWGFVHVGVYHKGIVQASMDTWEMFRNTGMESLINSDLTGSFCFLSGIAGGAVCSLVGGIWTLAVHKSYATEVSIYAFLIGYFTCRIAMAWPQACISAYYVAYAENPQSLRFDPTIPVRIQELQRNGA, encoded by the exons atggaaagaaataaaaactCCAGTTCTAGTGCTAATAATATGCAGAATTACCTTACTCAACTTCAAGAAAATAGACTTAAG GTTCAAAACTCAAGACTCCAGAACGAAACTGCAACAGTGGCGGCACAGCCATTCAGCCAGAGGCTCTTTAGAGTCGTGTTTCTTGCACATTTAATCCTAACCGCAATTCTAGTGATCGTCCTCACCATCCGTGGCCTCCTCTCTTTCCGTAGTCACAACTTCCACCCCAATAAATGGTATCCACCATTGCTGGCTGCAACTGGAAGTTCCGGATTTTTGGCCTTTACATGGCAATGGATCACACTCCGGTACCCCTCAACAGCTTTCAAAGCAGCATTCTGGTTTAGTCCTCTGCTAACATGTGCTGTAGGAATACTACTTGTACTGATCGGCTCTGCTCCGGGTCTAGCAATAGGTTCTGTCGCAGTTGTTTTCGCCGTCCTTCAATCCCTTTATGCTTGCTGGGTAAATCCGAGGTTCGGTTATGCCATCAAGATTCTATCTGTTTCTACAGCTTTCCCTCCCACAGGAACTACTATAATGGTCATCGTTTCGATCCTTGCGAGCATTCTTTATTCTGGTTTCTTGGTGTGTGGGATCGGCGGCGCCACCATTACTGGAACTGAAATAGATATAATCTTCACATTGATGATCCTGCTAAGCCTGATATGGACTATGCAAGTTATAAGAAACACATTGCATGTTATAATTGCTCACATCAAGTACATAAATTTTTCAGTTGGGGCTGATATGGACACAAGAGTTGCTCTAAGAGACACAATCAAACACTTGACAGGAAGTATATCGATAGGCTCTGCTACTGTCCCTTTTCTTACAGTAATTTGTGGCTCTGCACGAGCGATGAAACTAGTTGCAGGGGGTACAGATGAGTTCATGTTTTCTTGCGCTAACTGCTACTCTGCTGTAGCTTCAACATTAGTGACCTATGGGAATAGATGGGGTTTTGTGCATGTAGGGGTTTATCACAAGGGGATCGTGCAGGCATCCATGGATACATGGGAGATGTTTAGGAACACCGGAATGGAATCCCTAATCAATTCTGACCTTACTGGGTCGTTCTGCTTCCTATCAGGTATTGCAGGAGGTGCTGTATGCTCCCTGGTTGGAGGAATATGGACACTTGCTGTTCATAAGAGCTATGCAACCGAAGTGTCGATTTACGCCTTCTTGATAGGCTATTTCACG TGTCGGATTGCAATGGCGTGGCCACAAGCATGCATATCAGCTTACTACGTGGCTTATGCAGAAAATCCACAAAGCCTAAGATTCGACCCAACTATTCCAGTACGAATTCAAGAGCTTCAGAGAAATGGGGCTTAA
- the LOC126654026 gene encoding protein PHOTOSYSTEM I ASSEMBLY 2, chloroplastic, with amino-acid sequence MHSTIKIGSSITLPISSSLKLNPHNQNNANYGFNSCGNRFTLKISAIGPNGSASSPSHESESRAVGDSHRRRSSLESLFCYDKPIPEEIIEKPVGVSLAEKAIGDNSRCDYCQAKGAVLCATCSGSGLYVDSIMESQGIIVKVRCLGCGGTGNIMCSDCGGRGHLGPK; translated from the exons ATGCATTCTACCATCAAAATTGGGTCATCCATCACTTTACCCATTTCTTCTTCATTAAAACTTAATCCACATAACCAAAATAATGCTAATTATGGGTTTAATTCATGTGGAAACCGTTTCACTTTGAAAATTAGTGCAATTGGTCCTAATGGCTCTGCTTCTTCTCCTTCACATgag TCAGAATCGAGGGCAGTGGGAGATTCACATAGACGAAGAAGCAGCCTTGAATCTCTGTTTTGTTATGACAAACCTATACCAGAAGAGATAATTGAGAAGCCAGTTGGTGTATCTTTAGCTGAGAAAGCAATTGGAGATAATTCTCGATGCGATTATTGTCAGGCCAAAGGTGCAGTTCTTTGTGCCACTTGTTCTGGTTCAGGCTTGTATGTAGATTCCATAATGGAGAGCCAGGGTATCATTGTCAAAGTTCGCTGCCTAG GTTGTGGAGGAACAGGTAACATTATGTGCTCGGACTGTGGCGGTCGTGGTCATCTTGGACCCAAATGA